GCGCCTCCCGAGGGGTAGTAGCCATCGCCACCTGCGCCTTCGCCCGGCCAGGTGGTCTCGGCCGGGGCGCCCCCGCGCCCTCGCCAGGAAACCGGAGGCTGGGGAGGCTCCGGACGAAGAGGGGGGTATAAGGGCGGAGGTACGTGCACCGGGACATCGCCTCCCCCGGGCCCGTAGTAGCGGCCGTAAGAAGGGCCGTCACTGGGGCCGTAGCCCGAGCGCCTCAGGGCCGACATGGGCTCCGCTGCCGCGAAGCGCTTCCCGCCCCCCACGACCGTCCCATTGCGCAGGCGCCTGCGGGAGGCCGCTATTGGCGAGCGGCGGAGGGGGATAGGACGGCTACAGCCAATCCCGAGCCGGTCCCGCCCCTTGCACGCCGAGCGCGGAACGGTCATGGACGGTACGGGTCAATCCGGGCCTCGGGTCGGGAAAGCGAGGCGAGGGGCAGCGCTCGTCACGCGTGAGGAAACGCCTATCCTCCGCCCTTCCGACCTGGACTTCACTGCACTGACTGGAGGGGAAGAGAACGTGGTCGGCCACCGACTGGCAACACGCCCGGCACGCCTCTTTCGGCGGACGGGCAGGCGATACCGGAAGTGGGTGGGGTCACCTGAAACGCTTCCGGCGACTAGCGGTGTCTGAGCTGCAGGTGAGCGGCCGGTTCCCGTCCGCGTCCCGCCGACGGGCGACTGGACGCCCTCGCGGCCGTCCGGTGCAGCCTTGCGAGAGCTCAAACATGAACTATATGCCCGGCACCGCCAGCCTCATCGAGGACATCGACAGTGAGTACCTAACCTCTCCCTCGGGGGAAGCCTGGTGTGGGACCCCTTTTCGAGTGGGCGTCCCTCGACAAGGGCCCAGAGAGTGATCTCTGGGCCCGGGCGGGGTGGTTCTGCCTTCACAGCCTCGGACGGAGCCTTTTCCCAAGCTGCCTTCTCTGTCCTTGAGCGGGTAACacctccccgccccccgccccccaagctGTGAAACGCCTTCCGAGGGGCGCAGCATCCGACTTGGGAACGTGAAGGGCAGAGCACGCGAAGGAAGTCGCCTGAGCCACTTCGCGTTCCCAAGTCGGATGCTGCGCCCCTCGTAAGGCGTTTGACAGTGAATGGATGGAGATTGCTTCTAGAAAGGACTCACCAGACCCGACAACAGCAGTTGAATTTAATTAGCAGAGAACGTAGGCTTTCTGTTGTATAGCCACTAGCACTCTCCTTTTTCTGTAAGGGTCATTAGCACTTTCAGATTAAAGTTGTAGAGACAGGTGCCGGACGTAATAACGGGATTTTCTGCGAATGCTAAGTCACTTCAAACTTACTCTTTTCTGTTTGACAGTTTTGCTTTTACTAAAAGGAGGTTAGTCCTGTAAAAATAAAGAGGTTACAATTTCGGTTTTAAAAGGTTTaatttattgtgtatttatgtctcGTCTACATGTAATTAAACCACGGGCATATTGGTATCCACGAAGCCAGATGACTTTCTCTTCTtgggatcctctggaattggagttatggacCGAGTTACAGAGtcacagtgtgggtgctgagaaaggaactcagatcttctgcaagagcaacacgtgctcttctgaaccatctctccagcctccactttCATTCCCCCGCCCCGAATTCTTACCTGTGTATGATTCCTtgaatataacttttttttttttttggtttttcgagacagggtttctctgtatagccctggctgatctggaactcaccttgtacaccaggctggcctggaactcagaaatcttcctgcctttgcctcccaagtgctgggatgaatataacttttaaagcagcattaaaaaaacaaacaaacaaacaaaaaaaaaaaaccgctgtatatgagcatgtatgtatgtgcattgcGAGCTTGCCTGGTGCTGGAGAGAACAGAAGAGGgtactgggtcctctggaagaccagacaATACTCtttagcactgagccatctctcaggtctataatcagcattttaaaatcattttaatactgtgacttttcaaaagcaaaatgaTTTACAACTTCAAACAAGTAAAAATGTTTTGTGTGAGTTTGCAAATTAGAGAGCAGCTGTGATTATATAGACTGGGATAAACATATTAAAGTTTGCTCATATATTACAGGTatagatattaatatatatttatatgtgtattatagctgcatacacatatacactactTTATAAGCCTATCTATGAAGTGTGATGAAATACTCTTAGTGGAACTTTTTGCCTTCACCTTTCCTTAGATACGTGAATTACCGAAGCTTCTAACAACAAGTCTGCTATCTTACTAAACGCGCTTGTGTTCTCAAGCCTTCTTGGACTTTGTGGATCTCAGACCCTTTCATTTGATATACAACCTTTAGAACGTGTCTGTCCCAGTCTTTATGGGgccttttggttttttcgagttgtttttgttgttattgcttgtttttgttttgtttgttcttgggttgagacaggatctctccatgatcctggctatcctagaatgcccctgcctctgctctcccttgctctgatttaagataggtgccatcatgcctggttcAGCTATGCTTGAGTCTTCTAGCtcagatatagctcagtggtgtgTCTCCATCAGACTCGCATCCCTTCCTGAGTACCCCAGTGCACTGCAGCTTTGACTCTGCTGACCATCTTTGTCTAGATTTTGCTGTCAGAAGCTTtggggttttgttctttttttttttattggtttggtTCATTTTTGAAAGGGCAGCCACCAGGCTGGCCCCTTTAAATCATagcattccttctgtctctgtttgtaAAATTCTGGGGTTACTGTGTATTGGTGGCtcaaatcccagtactcaggaggcaaaggcaggcagatcactgtgagttccaggccagcctggtctacgaagtgagttccaggacaaccagagctgttacacagataagccttgtctccaaaaacaaacaaacaaaaattctggGGTTAAAGACATGGGCCACCTTGCCTAGCTTTGGCTtgaagatatgtatatatatataaatttttttaaagatgtatttagtaTCTATAAGtatcttgtagctgtcttcagacacatcaaaagagggcaccagatctcattacagatggttgtgagccaccatgtggttgctgagaattgaactcaggacctctggaaaagcagacagtgctcttaaccgctgagccatctccagcccaaaggtgtaatatttttaaagatttatttatattcatgtgtatcTTTTTTCCTATGAATTTTTAGAGATTATTTACTTACTGTTTATATGTTTGTGCCTACATGAATAATGAATTTATATGAAGTGCATGTGTGCAGGATGCAGAAGGAGGGCCTGGATATGGAGTTAAAAAGAGCCACCTCATGGTGTATAAGAGAAGCAGTGTTCTTCACTGTTGAGCCAGTTTTCTAGCCCCTCGCCCCTCGAAGCTGTATTCATAGTTATAAATATAAGGCCTTCCTTTTAAGTGCAGCTGTAcattgtgttgtgtgtttgggtttttcaaaaggtttatttaggtatttatatttatgtgtacatgtgtgtacctgtatgcTTACATGGATTATGTTCATGCAGGAACTGACATCAGGTAGTGTGAGCTGGGAAGTGAGCCTgggtcccctagaagagcagtaagtgctcttagccaccaagCCATAGAACCTGCCCTCTGTTTTCTTGGTTTCTCCAACTCTAGTTCTTGAGGATTTTCTTAGTTCTCTAGACTTTACTGTTCTCTAAACTAGGTGTCTGAGTTGCATGTTGGGTTTGTTTTCTCTACATCTCTAGACATTCTAGTTGGGCTTAGCATCGTAACttccaatctttctttctttctttctttctttctttttttttttttttttttgattcaataAAGTTTTCTTTTCCCAAATGTACAGCTGATTTACCTGTTCATGCACCTTCCCCAGCAGCCGGAGCGTCTCCACTCTTTGTGTTTCTGGTGTAAATGACTTGGGCTCTGTGCTTTGAAACCAGCTTGATAAGTCCTTCACTAAGGAGCTCCTGGAGGGCTGTCCTGGCCAAGGGAACCTCGAATCTGAATTCAGTCTTTCCGGAGATCACAGCTGGAGTAATAAGCTTGTCGTATGTGGCTTTGTCAAACAGGACAAGATTGTTCAACTTGTTCTGAACTCAGCCTTTGGACCACTTCTTCTTCTTGGCCTTGCCACCAGATTTATTTACTGGGTCTTTGTCCTTTTTGGCCGTCTTTCCggcatctttcttcttcttgtcgTCTTTGGGCGGCATGGCGAAGCTCAGAGAGTCGTGTGAATCACTGCAGCCTCACTAAGATGTCGGAAAAAAGCCAATTTTTCTATACATCAGTCTTTCATGCTTCCTCATTCTTTTGAAGTTAAACCTGCCTTCAATACTTGTCAGAATTTAGCTCCTGTTCTTTCTTTTAACTTTGAGCCGAATGTGAACATGCTACTTCCCCTTATACTTAATTTACAGATTCTCTAAtcttttgtttccactttctctttctcatagCCAAGATTTATTTATCCTTAAGGATCCAACTGGGATaggtctagtttcttttttaagtCTTACATAATTAAGATTTGCATGCTTATGATACTTAATTATAGCTAATGATGACATAACTCCTTTAGAGGAGACTCATTGCCCTTCTTTTCAGACAGACAGTGCTTTATgctgggcactggtggcacacacctttaatcccagcattcagcaaAGGTAGGCGATAAGTGAGTTTGggcccaacctggtctacagagtgagttccagggcagccaggtctatatagagaaaccctggggGGAAGGGCATtcactgccacacctggcttggTGTATGCGCTTTATTTTTGAGCGGGGCATAATGAAGCACATTATGTGTCTCCTAAGTgcattaatcctagcacttaggagacagagacagaggtagatagatctctgtgagttcaaggccagcctagtttatagtttcaggacagccagagctatacagtgagaccctgtcttaaaaagaaaaaaacaggggttggggatttagttcagtggtagagcgcttgcctagcaagcacaaggccctgagttcggtcctcagctccggaaaaagaaaaaaaggaaaaaaaagaaaaaagaaaagaaaaaaacaaggctAGTGAGATGGtgcagtgagtaagagcactgactgctcttccgaaggtcctgagttcaaatcccagcaaccatatggtaatgagatctgactccctctttaggagtgtctgaagacagctacagtgtacttagatataataaataaataaatcttttaaaaagaaaaaaacccaaaagtacTTTATGCATAGCATTAAAGAAATGACTGGTTgaaatcttgcttttctttttttttccccacctctCCTTTGCTTGCTTTTCTAAACGATGCTTATCACACTTCAGAGTCCCCCACATCACACTTTCTGTGGTTGTTTTGGTGTGTCCTTCATCCAACTGTTTTGTTATTCTGTTGTATTTTTTGTAAGATGTAATTTTTTTGCTTTCATCCTACAGTGAATATAAATTCATGAGGTTGGTGACTTTGAGACCTCAGAATAGTTTAGAGcaatggtcctcaaccttcctcatTCAACAacgctttaatacagttcctcatgttgtgaccctctaccataaatttatttttgttactacatcataactgtaactttgtaggccgtagtggcacataccttaatcctcacacttgagaggcagaagcaggtggatctttgagttcaaggacagcctggtctacagagctagttccagaacagccacaactaaaaacaaagaaaacgtgtttcaaaaaaccaaaagaagaaaaaacaagctTGGTGGGGCCATgaatctttcacacacacacacacacacacacacaagaaaacaaaaccaagaactaaCTTTACTAGTGTTataaattgtaaatatctgatatctgataggcaacctctgtgaaagggttgtcTGATCTTAAAGGGGTTGCTaccccccaggttgagaaccgctggttTAGAGCGTTCAATAAATGTTTAATTCAGTCTAatgagactgctcagtggttacaTATGCagacttctttctcttcctgaagACCAGcgtgatttccagcacccatgtccgTGGTTCCCTGagaactgtttgtaactccactTCTAAGGAGTCTGATGCCAACTTCTGGTCTCTCCAAGCATGTGCGCAGACAAACAcaacacataatttttttaaagcttttacttgagttcctgttctaGGTCTCTATCACATCTTGCCTGTCTGAGACGTTTCTGAATTTTAGTTTTGGTGCTGGGCATTGAGCCTAGGGTTTAGGGGCTTTACTTCTCAGCTACACACCCAGCCAGCCCCTCTAAAGCAgggttttcatttcagatttcCTTGATTGAATGAAAATGTTGAAATAATTCTAGGATTAAGGTAATAGAAATTTAGCCAACGATGAAAGTAACTAGAACTTccataatcccagaatttagatGGAGGCAAGGCATTTAAGAGTTCaaggctgggggctggagagctggctcagcagttaagagcactgactgctcttccagaggtcctgggttcaattcccagcaaccacatggtggctcacaaccatctgtaatgggatctgatgcccttcttctggtgtgtctgaagacagctacagtgtactcctatgtataaactacatcttttttttaaaaaggagggaggggcttcTAGGTTATCCTAAATATGAGCTCCACTAGGTTAGTAAAACcctctcagaaaaataaaagccatCTAGACTAAGCTTCTCTATTTAAGGTAGAGAAATTATATGATGCTAAAAGGGTTGACTGTAACATCAGGGCCAGAACCACTTGCTTTCCTGGCTACTCAGTGTCCTTTTCTAGCTCAACAGCACTAACTGCTCCAAGTCTCTGCAGTACTGATGTCATTTAAATCCCAGGCTACAGTCTTCCATCCCGTGTTTTACACCGAGCTCCATACTAAATACATTAGAAGAGGGTCTGGTACAGCTTAGACAACTATTAACTGAATTTTTATTGATACTGTATAAGTTCACTGAAACTGACACCTTTGTTTTAATagatcttttctccttttcccagaAAAGCACTTGGTCCTACTTCGAGATGGAAGAACACTTATAGGTTTTTTAAGAAGCATTGATCAATTTGGTATGTATTGGTTATGATCCCAAAAAATTTTTTTGCACTGCTTCATACTGAAATTTACTTATCTAACTTTTCCACATGTATCAGCCTAATGGAAGTGTTGGggtgagtaattttttttttttttttggcttttggtttttcgagacagggtttctctgtgtagccctggctgtcctcgaactcagaaatccacctgcctctgcctcccaagtgctgggattaaaggcatgcgccacgaGTAAATTGTTTTAGAGTTATGATTAGGTGTTTCAAAACCTTGTATGTTCATTCACAAAACAAGTTTGTATTCTAAAACTGATTTACACTTATTTTCCCCACTAGAGGGCGCCAGGTGACAGGTTTAAAGTTAGTCTTAAAATCATTTCCTGGAGGTAATCCTTCCCTGTCCAGTGAGAATAGGGTCGAGGCCATTTCCCGAAACTCTTGTTGGGGGCAGAACACAGATAAACTCAGTAGTTTACATACAGGAATACATCAGATTTAGTCATCTGTCTGCACTTTCTGAAGGAAGAGATCTGTTTCTCCCTTTGGTGTAAGAAACCTCTCCGTTCACACCGACACTTGCTGGTCATCTGCTGGGTTCCTGGATTTGAATGTGAGGGCAAACATAGGAGGCCTAAACAGCCAGCTGTGCGCCTGGGTCCCAGGGACTTACGGGTAGATCAAGAGGGTCACTTTGGAAACAgatcaaaccaaagcaaaacaacttcTGTTTTACTTCAAGGAAGACAAATAGTACTaattcaaaggagaaaaagatttttaagaagaaaatgttctaaaCCTTAAGTTAAATTCATGTAAGTGCTATGAAGAGATAAAAAGCAAATTCCTAGATTACCATGCATGATTATATAAATCGTTGTTGTGTCCTAACCCATAAAATTTAGTTTGGATTACATGAGTCCTAATTACTAAAAACTATTAAATCTCACTAAAGtcatcacatacatatattcacacagtAAGGAAGCTCTCCTTCTAAAAATGCAGACTTTCAATCTTAATAGTTGGCTAGGCTCTAGTTTTCCAGCTTCCCACTCATTTATATTTCCTAGGGACCATGTTGATACTGGCAGGAAATGATACAGAAGTAACTTATTCCTACCATCAGTTGTTCATTAGCACAGCAGAGTCGGAAATGCTCTTTACTTGTTTGAAAGTCTCCTAAAACTGAACATGCCTGTAGTCTCAGCGTGTATAGCatgtgaagcaggagaatcaccaCAAATGCTACATCAGGACTTCCAGGCCAGCTGAGGCTAGAGTGGGACCCTGGgaccctgccccccccacccccaaataaaacaaattctcaTATATGGCTTGTCATAactgataaaattttaaaaataactaaataatttaGTTATAGACTTTATAATCAACAATGTCAACTAAAgatctgtttcttctttgtgtgctTATAGCTAACTTAGTGCTCCATCAGACTGTGGAGCGAATTCATGTGGGCAAAAAGTACGGTGATATTCCTCGAGGGATTTTCGTGGTCAGAGGAGAGAATGTGGTCCTACTAGGAGAAATAGTAAGTGAGACTGTTAAACTGCTGTGCGTCTGGGTATTGATGTTGGCTGCTGCTTTCCAATTTACCAAGCTTCCCACAGGAAGCTGGCAACTAGGGAAGCTGTGGTTGCCAGAGCAACACTACAGAAAGTAATTAATGTTAGTCTGTGACCTTTGGCATTTTAAAGATTTGATTTCACTCGCAAAATATTGTTGACTTTGTCGGATAGAAAACAATATTGCTGGTGTTTGCTTCAATAGCACTTATACTAAGGTCCAAACAGTACAAAGATTAACATGGCCTGTGCAAGGGTGGCACACATTCTCTCAactggaaagaaagagacagcattgctaggtatggtggcacatgtctaaaATCCCAGCAGTTAGGAAGCTGTGGTAGGTGGAACTCCTCTAGTTtgaaactgtcttagttagggttttactgctgtgaacagacaccacaactcttataaagggcaacatttaattggggctggcttacaggttcagaggctcagtccattgttatcatggtgggaagcatggcaccttgcaggcaggcacggtgctggAGATGCTAAAAGTTGtgcatcttgttccaaaggtcAGCAGCAGAAGACTGGCCTCCAGGCAGCTAGGCTGAGAGTATTGAAGCCCAtctgccaacaaggccacaccttcaaatagtgccactccctggccctcataggcttGTCAAACATGAGTCTGCAttatagcataatgcaaaacacatttagtccaactttcagaGCCCCCCATAGTATATTGCAGTCTCAAcaattaaaagtccaaagttcaaagtcttatGAGATTCATTCAATCACTTAAAGTCAAAGCAGATCACACACCTAaaacatcacaggatatacacTACCGttccaaaatgtcatagtgagTAAATGCTAGAACAAATACAACCAAAtcccagctgggcaaactccaaactctgcatctccatggctgttgtcaaagcactcttcagacttccaactcctttcatctttgtttaCTGCAGCACAATTCTCtttggctggttccactccctgttggcatctttcctcagcaggtatcccacagctctggcatcttgaaAATCTTACGGTCTGTAAGGCAACTTCAgcattacagcttcttgttctaatgtctggggtccacacatgatcttctaggTTTCAcaaaagggcttgggtcacttctccagctccgccctctgtagcactctaagctcaggttgctccactccactgctgctgctgttcttggtgatcatcccatagtACTGGGGTCTTCTggtgcaactaggcttcaccagtactgtctcataggctctcttcatggtaccaagcttcaacttctttgcatgactccttcagtcctgagctgtcaactacaactgaggctccACCTTTGTTAATAACCTTCCAGGCCCTTGCacagtaccaagcctcagctgctctccatgaccccctcataccttcaaaaccagtaccacctggatgactcttacacattaccaagtcctgctgcagcacaaggtacaacattggctctctctggaacacagcttctttgtgccctcagaaaatacttcccagatttcacctcagtaatgctggtctcttcttaatcaccactatattcttagctccagctaaccagcatcaattgtctcagtagtcccttctatttttggctctaaagccagagccacatgaccAAAACTgccttgcaggagctggaacatggcccccttgttctattacattatcaacagctttctgttttccaactctttctctccctaaggcatagctgtcctggaacttgctttgtagattgaGACCTTGAATTCACATCTGCATGgccctgtctcctgaatgctgacatcaaaggcatgtaccaccatgcctggatttaagcttttctctacttggaacttgttctataccaggctggccttgaactcagatctgcttgccttaggctcctgggattaaaggtgtgtattaccATGCTCAGGCCTAAATTTAGCTATGTGGGACTTAGGCCCAAAGTCACAACTCCCTTAATCTGTTCATCGTCTTGAACATAGGAtacagctccatttcacttcctagtaCCCCTTTATTACTTGaatcatacattttatatttttcctttctcaacttgttccttttcattaaaatgcttTTTATAAGAGGAGTGAACTTAAGTAACCACACAGCAGAATTTGTACTGGgctgttttgagacttcctttgtcaaagcaAGAAATCTAAATTTTGTCACCTTAGCcttaggcagactcttcagataatggcaaaaagtagccacattctttttttttttttaagatttatttattattatatgtaagtacattgtagctgacttcagacatatcagaagagggcatcagatctcattacgggtggttgtgagccaccatgtggttgctgagatttgaactgaggaccttcagaagagcagtcagttctcttacccgctgagccatctcgccagccccagcagccacattctttaccaaaatatcacaaaaacggTCTTTAGGCCACATACTAACATTCTTCTCcattgaaatctcttgggccaggtcctcacaattcaaatcactctcagtaacaaagtcttccatactcctactaggatagcccaatAAGTCCTATTTAAAGCATTACACTGTTTTCTAaacccaaagtccccaaatcttccaaacaaaagcatggtcaggcttaTCACAGCTATACCCCAgaccctggtaccaacttctgtcttattagggttttactactgtgaacagacaccatgaccaaggcaactcttataaaggacatttaattggggctggctaacaggttcagtgtaggcttagatttttcaaatcctacttttaataagggttcttaaatgctttaaccttccttctaaCCCACCattcaccagaggtagtgggaaagaaaggttattaaGACGTGGGGGGTTGTGAAAAGCGTACCTGtttggaaatagttctttggaacaAATCCAGTTTGCACTGTCAGGATATATACTAGAAGTCCAGTTCAGTGGTGTCagaatagcaaacacaaatcagcagtgtaGCACAAAACAGCCAGGCTTCCCTCTGCCGAATAGGCACCAGTCAGGACCAGCAAGGACACCAggagttctctgccatgcctctctcaacgAAGTGGAGATCAGCGATGACAAAGACTCAAGACCGAGGAAGTGCTGCCAAGGTAGCTATGCAAGCTCCCAGTCACTGTCTGCTGAGTCCTGTTTATACTCCTCCCACGGGTCTTCCCTCAGTGAAACACTAAACAAGTCTggatcagctgacatcactctgccaatggCGAGAAACTGCCAGAACACCACCGCAAGTTTTTTAGTCAGTTTTTCCTATGAATTCAAGACAAATGATGACCATTAAGGAATGGCAAGACGTCCCAATACCGTCCATCGTCGTCCCCCATCTGTTAGGTTATATTTACCTTCCTTCttaacatcatgtgtcctttcacatgtctgctttaacaaaacatcctttcatctgtgtctgcttcagtgaaacactccttcacatgtctGTCCCGGCAAAACACCATTTGACATAACTCActctccaaagaaactagaagtttccacttcagaggttcagtgcattgtcatcaaggcaggagcgtgGTAGCAtctaagcaggcatggtgcaggaagagctgagagttctacgtcttgttCCAAAGGCGGACAGGAGAAGACCAGCTGGGATGAGGGTCCTaaagcccatgctcacagtgacacac
The Mus musculus strain C57BL/6J chromosome 8, GRCm38.p6 C57BL/6J genome window above contains:
- the Lsm1 gene encoding U6 snRNA-associated Sm-like protein LSm1, with protein sequence MNYMPGTASLIEDIDKKHLVLLRDGRTLIGFLRSIDQFANLVLHQTVERIHVGKKYGDIPRGIFVVRGENVVLLGEIDLEKESDTPLQQVSIEEILEEQRVQQQTRLEAEKLKVQTLKDRGLSIPRADTLDEY
- the Lsm1 gene encoding U6 snRNA-associated Sm-like protein LSm1 isoform X1; the encoded protein is MNYMPGTASLIEDIDKKHLVLLRDGRTLIGFLRSIDQFANLVLHQTVERIHVGKKYGDIPRGIFVVRGENVVLLGEIAPVRTSKDTRSSLPCLSQRSGDQR